The genomic stretch cttgactttccttcacaatcttaactggtcaactttgaccaaacgggaattgcatcaacaatctccccaaatgaacaactgcacctgcattgtccatatcatttaaacccaatatattgtcaaacatcgaaactcaaaccaagactcaggcttggttaaccaggtcaacattgacctaggaaatattgcaccaacacggaTGACATCACACATCTCGCAAAGCTTAAAGAAGCAGACACCATGCCATTCAGCCATTTAATTGATTTGATTTTGCATGATTTCATGGTCGAGAAGTCTAAGGTTCGATCCTCGGAGTGTCATTATCTAAGATTAGTGTCTCGACTATGTACTTTCAGTTATGTATTTGTATTTATTTCTCTTCATATTTATGGGACCGATTTTAGGGGCCGCTTATATgacagtttcattttttttttatttaattaatttggtaTAAGAAAGGGGagatcattatatatatattaaggttAATTTAGGGGGTTAGTAGCAATTAAGGCTTTCGTCTGGCTGAAGTCGGTGCACGCGGAATGGCCTCGGACACGGTTGCTCCTTCGTCTTACTCGTCGTCGACCTCCATTGACTCCGTGCTTTCCTTCCTGGAACTTGCAATAGTGAGGCAGAGGAAATGGTGAGACATTTCTCCGCCGAAGTTTCTTTTCCGTTGGTAATTTTACAGGCTCAACATCCCTCCGCGGCTCCGCCCGTGCTCCCTCTTTGCCATCTCTTTCTCATTGAGTTTCTGCATTTATAAATTTCAGCCTTTTGTGTTAGATTTTGTTAACAgcgctttattttcttttagaatcTGTGCGTTTTCTACAATTTTGGTTGATCTCCTGCTGTCAGTAGTCCAGAAGCTGTGCACAAGGAGGGGTTCTGCTTAATCGGTGTAAAAGGTGGGATTTCGTTAGCGAATTCATCGTTTTTCTCCGGTTTTAATCCCCCTTTTGGCCAAAGTTTGGATCTTCCTTTGCAAGTTTGAGGGTTTTAAAACCCTGTCCTTGGAGCATTATTCATCGCGCCCGAGATGGGTGGTCGGCTTAGCAAGAGGCCCAGCATGAGTCCAGGCAGCCTTGATACTCACGGCGGAGGCAACAGTATCCGTGGCGATGACCAGGTTAATGATGACGCCGTCGGTCGGGCTGATGCAGTCCAGAATGGCATCGAGTACTCCGATGAACTGAGCTACTACGAGGCGGCATGCCACGCTGACCCAGAGCTTCAGTCCTTCGACTCCAAGATCCAACAGCGCACTAGCCACGCCATATCCACCCTGGCTCTCGGAGTCGAGCTTCGCTCCATCTCCTTCAACACTCTCAAGGATTTGACGGGCCACCTCTTCGAGACGAACAACGAAGTGGTCCTTGCTATTCTGAAATGGAAGGACGACATCTGCAAGAACGCTGAGCTCTCTGACCTTATCGACGACTACTTCGAGTGCAGCATCAAGACCCTCGATTACTGTATTGAGCTAGAGAAGTGCCTCAAGAAAGCTCGCGATAGATATCTGATCATCCAATTCGCTCTCCAGCACTTTGAGGTGGAGGACAAGGAGAACAATGGAGTTGAAGCTGAAGAAAATGTTAAGAATTACACAATGACCATAGAGAAGTTGAGAAAATTTAAGGCCGCTGGCAATCCATTCACTGATGAATTCTCTCATATCTTCCAATCTGTTTATAACCAGCAGCAGTTAATGCTCAATAAGCTTCTAGCGAGAAAGAAGAGGCTTGATAAGCAGCTAAATTCGATACAGACATGGAGGAAAATGTCAAATATACTTTTTGTAGCTGCTCTTACAACTGTAATTATATGCTCTGTTATTGCAGCTGCTATCGCTGGGCCTCATGTTGCAGCTGCACTGGCTGCTGCATCTACAATTCCGATAGGTTCTATGGGAAAGTGGATTAACTCATTGTTAAAGAACTATCAGAATGCTGTGGGAGCAGAGAAAGAGCTTCTTATTTCGATGCAAGTTAGGACAAGGATTTCTTTAAAAGACCTGGATACAATAAGGGTGCTGGTTGATAAGTTGGAGATTCATTTCAATTCACTGCTGGAAAATGCAGAATTTGCCCTTAAGGATGAAGAGGTAGTAAAGTTCGCAATTGAAGAGATCAAGCAGAACTTGGAAGTGTTCATGCAGAGCATCGAGGATTTGGGAAAGGAAGTGGATCAATGCAGCAGgaatacaaggaaagcaagaacgTTGGTGTTAAAGAAAATTTGGAACCTCCCAAACAACTAGAATTATCTGTTGGTAAGGCATGGTAATTGTTTACTACTTTTTTCACTTATTTTTTGTAtccaattagatttaattataagtCTTCTAATAAATTGCAACCATAAACAtgtcaaaaccaaatttcattaaaTAAAGCATATTGTACATGTATGAAAATTGGATGATGGAATAGAAATGGAGGATTAAGTTTGCTTTGTGTTAATTGAAGTATAGCTTCATTTTGAACCAATGCCTGACCTGTTGACTTAACCCAAGCTTTTCTATTTCATAATTGTGCATCATCAGTTCatgtttttcaatttcatttgtaATCAGCATAGGATTGAGTTAAATATGCAACTAGATGGCAGTACATTTTGAATGGATATCATGAATTTGCAAAACTTGTAAGTGATGAAACCAGCaaagattgtgagagaaaaaaacATGACGAGGTTGATAGAAATAGAGGAGAGGATTGTAGCAGTTGGTCTACTGAGAATGAGGAGGGATCTGGGAGGGACGTTGTTGGTTGAAGATTTGGGTGAATAAAGAAGCAAAGGGACTGAACAACAAAGATGAATGAAGCAAAAGGAATCAAAGTAGTAGAGACGTGTCTTTCAGGTTGCAGAATTGAGGTAAGGAGCGTTGGTAGGTGAACAGAAAAATAGTATTAACGTCAAGTTTAGTAGGGGAGGGGAGGCCCTTTGCTACATTGATCCACAGCCTCCTCCTAAGGGGGTTGAAAAATTTATGAAAGACTCTAGATACCCAGTTGACAGGGATAAGTTATATTGTATCCATCAAAACAGAAACTTTACACTCATCCCTTAAGAATTCTAATATCAACATCCATATGTGTGTCAAACTAAATACAAGCTAATCAAACTAAATGAATAACCTGTACTTTGTGTCAACACTGCACTTTTTGGACCCTCTTGGTCCCATTTGGTCACCTGATAATTAAATGTGTTTTAATATAGCTGAGCTCAAGTGACATTTCTCCTAGTAGTCCTCTGACGTGACCTTGTGATCATTCGACTGTGACTACTTGCAGTTTTCGCAATTCAGATAAAACTTCAGAAAATAAGTTGAAACTGCTGATATCTAGCAAGTTAAACAGGATGAAGAATGGAGATGCTAATGTTTTGTAACAGGGGGAAATCGGGGATACAAGTGTGTGCCATCTGGGAAGAGGAATGTTCAATATTGAAATATCAAATTGAGTGAAAATTTAAGAATCTGTAACCTTTATATtgatttaatattaattattggGTCATACAATATATTCTTTGATTACAAGATGCTACTTGTAGACATGCCATTTGGAACTCCATTTCGTCTAGCTGACAAGAAAATAAGATCAACCTTTAAACAAAAACAAGGATGATAAGAGAACAGAACTTTGCCCCTTTTAGAACACTAAATGGATGCATAATGTAAATATGAAAGACTGGAGGCATGTGATACCAACTATTATGGTCAAAACTAATCTAGCTTGAACCTTAGTTGAGTTCAACTAGGTTGAGTTGACGTCAACTCTTTAGATGAGGTAGGTTGGGTTTGGTCAAATTGCCAGCACTCAGGTAAACTGTATTCCCATTACTGATAATTATGGATGCTCCTCTTCATGTGCAACCAGCAATTTGTGCATTCTCATGCATGAATAACCAAGTTGAAGAATTTAGCAAGCGTGATAATGAGCTTTCCATTACAATTCAACAGAAACTACATACTCGATTAGTAACGTTTATGATACTTTCTATGATCATGCATTGTTGCTCAAAATCTTCATTCTTTGAACTGGAATCACCTGGTTGTCCATTTTTCAATCTAAGTTCTTTCTGTTTCATCTGCAGAATTTTCTATAAGATTGACATTATTGAAACGCAACTTGTCTTAGAGAGGACTACAAGAGAGAGTCTTGCTGATTTTGGAGAACAATAATAGACATCTGATGCAGGGCGAAAGCTCAAAAAGTGGCTTCCAGTTGAAGCTTGACATAGTACTATAGTAGTTGTTGGAAGATGATGAATCATGTTACTTATATCTCGTCTGGTCTTTCTTTCCTGTTAGAACTGGCTTAAATCGATATTGAATTAAGGAATCACTTGGTGTTGAATCTCATGTCCATCTTTACTTGCTCAATAATTTAATTGCTCAATATTTTGCCCTCAATGAATCCTTCTCCGAGATCCCCGCATAGTGAGAGTTTCTTGCGGCAGGTTGTTCTTTTTTGAATAGTTTACTCTCAAGGCATGTTTCCTAATACTACTCGAACTTTTGGAGGATTATTAGTTGCCAAAGTTGATCTTCTGTGGTGTTAATGGACTAACTTCCTTTTTAGTGCTTATTTGTGCAATATTGGCAACAGCTTAAGCACTAATGTAACAATTTATCAACATCCCATCTCACCTTATAGCTTAATCTTAATGTCCCGAGGTTATGATGCATCAAGAGGATGTTAAATTGTCACTTAGACCTCCACGGTTCAGATATGATATGATGTAtttatagagatttttttttaaatgggaCATGTAATTATGAGATGTTGGGATTTTGGGTTGCTTAGCCTGAGTACTTTTTTATTTACCCCGTTTACCCCGAAAGTCAATAGAAATATTTTCTAAGACTAGATCAGTCATTCCAGATCCACTTTCACCTGATTCTAACATTTTTTTAGCTTAAT from Zingiber officinale cultivar Zhangliang chromosome 5B, Zo_v1.1, whole genome shotgun sequence encodes the following:
- the LOC121985149 gene encoding UPF0496 protein 1-like; protein product: MGGRLSKRPSMSPGSLDTHGGGNSIRGDDQVNDDAVGRADAVQNGIEYSDELSYYEAACHADPELQSFDSKIQQRTSHAISTLALGVELRSISFNTLKDLTGHLFETNNEVVLAILKWKDDICKNAELSDLIDDYFECSIKTLDYCIELEKCLKKARDRYLIIQFALQHFEVEDKENNGVEAEENVKNYTMTIEKLRKFKAAGNPFTDEFSHIFQSVYNQQQLMLNKLLARKKRLDKQLNSIQTWRKMSNILFVAALTTVIICSVIAAAIAGPHVAAALAAASTIPIGSMGKWINSLLKNYQNAVGAEKELLISMQVRTRISLKDLDTIRVLVDKLEIHFNSLLENAEFALKDEEVVKFAIEEIKQNLEVFMQSIEDLGKEVDQCSRNTRKARTLVLKKIWNLPNN